In the Sinorhizobium arboris LMG 14919 genome, one interval contains:
- a CDS encoding GNAT family N-acetyltransferase, producing MIIRPETDGDAETIRQVTEAAFAGLPYSDQTEARIIDRLRSEDALTLSLVAEDGGEVIGHIAFSPVAITPLAVGWYGLGPLSVRPDRQGRGTGSALVRRGLDMLRKAGASGCVLAGNPAFYERFGFRNEPALVFPGCAPQYFMALPLSGTMVSGTVTYHSAFGAD from the coding sequence ATGATCATTCGGCCGGAAACAGACGGCGACGCCGAGACGATCCGGCAGGTTACCGAGGCGGCTTTCGCCGGGCTGCCCTACAGCGATCAGACGGAGGCGCGGATCATCGACCGGCTGCGCTCCGAAGACGCATTGACGCTGTCCCTCGTTGCCGAGGACGGGGGCGAGGTAATCGGCCACATTGCTTTTTCGCCTGTGGCGATCACTCCTCTTGCAGTCGGCTGGTACGGGCTCGGCCCTTTGTCGGTACGGCCGGACCGGCAAGGACGCGGCACGGGCAGCGCGCTTGTGCGCCGGGGGCTCGACATGCTGCGCAAGGCGGGGGCTTCGGGCTGCGTCCTGGCGGGTAACCCGGCTTTCTACGAGAGATTCGGGTTCCGCAACGAACCTGCTCTTGTATTCCCGGGTTGTGCGCCGCAATATTTCATGGCTCTACCCTTGTCGGGAACGATGGTTTCCGGCACCGTCACTTACCATTCCGCCTTCGGAGCGGACTGA
- the glmS gene encoding glutamine--fructose-6-phosphate transaminase (isomerizing) has protein sequence MCGIVGIVGHQPVSERLVEALKRLEYRGYDSAGVATVDGGTLQRRRAEGKLVNLESRLKEEPLAGTIGIAHTRWATHGAPTERNAHPHFTGGVAVVHNGIIENFAELKDELAATGAEFQTETDTEVVAHLLAKYRRDGLGRREAMHAMLKRVRGAYALAVLFEDDPSTIMAARNGPPLAIGHGNGEMFLGSDAIALAPFTNEITYLIDGDWAVIGKTGVHIFDFDGNVVERPRQISTAAAFLVDKGNHRHFMEKEIYEQPEVIAHALGHYVDFIENRVVPISDAIDFGTVPSLAISACGTAYLAGLIGKYWFERYARLPVEIDVASEFRYREIPLSPQSAALFISQSGETADTLASLRYCKEHGLKIGAVVNTRESTIARESDAVFPILAGPEIGVASTKAFTCQLAVLAALAVGAGKARGTIGDEEEQALVKSLAEMPRLMGQVLNSIQPKIEVLSRELSKCHDVLYLGRGTSFPLAMEGALKLKEISYIHAEGYAAGELKHGPIALIDENMPVIVIAPHDRFFEKTVSNMQEVAARGGRIVLITDERGAAVSKLDTMHTIVLPSVDEIIAPMIFSLPVQLLAYHTAVFMGTDVDQPRNLAKSVTVE, from the coding sequence ATGTGCGGGATTGTTGGCATCGTTGGGCATCAGCCGGTGTCGGAGCGGCTTGTCGAAGCATTGAAGCGTCTGGAGTATCGCGGCTATGATTCGGCCGGCGTCGCGACCGTCGACGGGGGAACATTGCAGCGCCGGCGGGCCGAGGGCAAACTTGTCAATCTCGAGAGCAGGTTGAAAGAGGAGCCTCTGGCCGGAACCATCGGCATCGCCCACACGCGATGGGCGACCCATGGGGCGCCGACGGAACGAAACGCCCACCCGCACTTTACCGGGGGCGTGGCCGTGGTTCACAACGGCATTATCGAGAATTTCGCCGAACTCAAGGACGAGCTGGCGGCAACGGGAGCCGAGTTCCAGACCGAGACCGACACCGAAGTCGTCGCGCATCTTCTGGCGAAGTATCGTCGGGACGGACTGGGACGGCGCGAAGCGATGCATGCCATGCTGAAGCGCGTCAGGGGCGCCTACGCCCTGGCGGTCCTCTTCGAGGACGATCCGTCGACCATCATGGCGGCACGCAATGGGCCGCCGCTGGCGATCGGGCACGGCAATGGGGAGATGTTCCTGGGCTCGGACGCGATTGCGCTTGCTCCCTTCACGAACGAGATCACCTATCTCATCGACGGCGACTGGGCCGTCATCGGCAAGACCGGCGTTCATATTTTCGATTTCGACGGCAATGTCGTCGAGCGTCCGCGCCAGATTTCGACGGCCGCGGCATTTCTGGTCGACAAGGGCAACCACCGCCACTTCATGGAGAAGGAGATCTACGAGCAGCCGGAGGTCATCGCCCATGCTCTCGGCCACTATGTCGATTTCATAGAAAACCGTGTGGTTCCGATTTCCGACGCCATCGATTTCGGGACGGTCCCGAGCCTGGCGATCTCTGCCTGCGGCACCGCCTATCTCGCAGGACTGATCGGAAAATACTGGTTCGAGCGCTATGCCCGCCTGCCGGTCGAAATCGACGTTGCGTCCGAATTCCGCTATCGCGAGATACCGCTGTCGCCCCAGTCGGCAGCTCTTTTCATCTCGCAGTCGGGCGAGACCGCCGACACACTGGCATCGCTGAGATATTGCAAGGAGCACGGTCTCAAGATCGGCGCGGTGGTCAACACCCGCGAGTCGACCATCGCGCGGGAGTCCGATGCGGTCTTTCCGATCCTTGCCGGCCCTGAGATCGGCGTCGCCTCGACCAAGGCCTTCACCTGCCAGCTTGCCGTACTGGCCGCACTCGCGGTCGGCGCGGGCAAGGCCCGCGGAACGATCGGCGACGAAGAGGAGCAGGCGCTCGTAAAGAGCCTTGCCGAAATGCCGCGCCTCATGGGCCAAGTGCTGAACAGCATCCAGCCGAAGATCGAGGTTCTTTCGCGCGAATTGTCGAAGTGCCACGACGTGCTCTATCTCGGCCGCGGCACCAGCTTCCCGCTGGCTATGGAAGGAGCGCTGAAACTCAAGGAGATTTCCTATATTCACGCCGAAGGCTATGCGGCGGGCGAATTGAAGCACGGGCCGATTGCCCTGATCGACGAAAACATGCCCGTCATCGTCATCGCTCCGCATGACCGTTTCTTCGAAAAGACGGTATCGAACATGCAGGAGGTGGCCGCCCGCGGCGGCCGGATCGTCCTGATAACCGACGAGAGGGGAGCGGCCGTGTCGAAGCTCGACACGATGCATACGATCGTGCTGCCGTCTGTCGACGAGATCATCGCGCCGATGATCTTCTCATTGCCGGTCCAACTCCTCGCCTACCATACGGCCGTCTTCATGGGGACAGACGTGGACCAGCCGCGCAACCTCGCCAAATCGGTGACGGTCGAATGA
- the glmU gene encoding bifunctional UDP-N-acetylglucosamine diphosphorylase/glucosamine-1-phosphate N-acetyltransferase GlmU, whose protein sequence is MERTCLAIILAAGESTRMKSAMSKVLHPVAGRPMIAHVVDALASASISDVALVVGRDAEAVSAAATTAEVAVTSFLQKERLGTAHAVLAAREAVARGYDDVLVVFGDTPLITAAPLKAARDGLAAGNDVVVIGFRAADPTGYGRLIEKDGSLVAIREHRDASDEERRITYCNGGLMAIDGRKALDLLDRIGNANAKGEYYLTDLVEIVRSLGGRAIAVEAPEAELTGCNTRAELAYIERLWQQRRRQELMLAGVSMIAPETVFLCWDTVLAQDVLLEPNVVFGPGVQVESGAVIHAFSHLEGAHVHTGATVGPFARLRPGADLGPNSKVGNFCEVKKAEIGAGAKVNHLTYIGDAFVGAGSNIGAGTITCNYDGVNKHVTRIGANAFVGSNSALVAPVSIGDGALVASGSVITADVPADAVAFGRARQEVKPGRAPILRERYETEKAARKSTKAAE, encoded by the coding sequence GCACACGTATGAAATCGGCCATGTCGAAGGTGCTGCATCCGGTCGCCGGGCGACCGATGATCGCCCATGTCGTCGACGCCCTGGCGAGTGCATCGATTTCGGATGTGGCGCTGGTCGTCGGGCGCGATGCCGAAGCCGTATCGGCTGCCGCCACGACAGCGGAAGTCGCCGTCACCTCCTTTCTTCAAAAGGAGCGGCTGGGTACCGCGCACGCCGTGCTCGCTGCGCGCGAGGCTGTAGCGAGAGGCTATGACGACGTTCTCGTCGTTTTCGGAGACACGCCCCTTATCACCGCCGCGCCCCTCAAGGCGGCGCGTGACGGCCTTGCCGCCGGCAATGACGTGGTGGTGATAGGTTTCCGGGCTGCGGATCCTACCGGGTACGGGCGTCTCATCGAGAAGGATGGATCGCTGGTCGCCATCCGTGAACACCGGGACGCATCGGACGAGGAGCGGCGCATCACCTATTGCAATGGCGGCCTGATGGCGATCGATGGCCGCAAGGCTCTCGATCTGCTGGACCGCATCGGCAACGCCAATGCGAAAGGCGAATACTACCTGACCGATCTCGTCGAGATCGTTCGCTCTCTCGGCGGCCGGGCGATTGCCGTCGAAGCGCCCGAGGCGGAGCTTACCGGCTGCAACACCCGCGCCGAGCTTGCCTATATCGAGCGCCTCTGGCAGCAGCGCCGCCGGCAAGAGCTGATGCTCGCAGGCGTGTCGATGATCGCACCCGAGACCGTGTTTCTCTGCTGGGATACCGTACTCGCCCAGGACGTTCTGCTGGAGCCGAACGTCGTCTTCGGGCCGGGCGTGCAGGTGGAAAGCGGCGCCGTAATCCACGCCTTCTCCCATCTGGAGGGCGCTCACGTCCACACCGGCGCAACGGTCGGGCCTTTCGCGCGACTGCGTCCGGGTGCCGACCTCGGACCCAATTCCAAGGTCGGCAATTTCTGCGAGGTAAAAAAGGCTGAGATCGGCGCCGGCGCCAAAGTCAACCACCTCACCTATATCGGCGACGCCTTTGTCGGCGCCGGCTCGAACATTGGCGCCGGAACCATCACCTGCAACTATGACGGCGTGAACAAGCACGTCACCCGCATCGGCGCGAATGCCTTCGTCGGCTCCAATTCGGCGCTCGTCGCTCCGGTTTCGATCGGCGACGGGGCGCTCGTCGCATCCGGCAGCGTGATCACGGCAGACGTCCCGGCGGACGCGGTCGCTTTCGGCCGTGCGCGCCAGGAGGTGAAGCCCGGCAGAGCGCCGATACTGCGCGAGCGCTACGAGACGGAAAAGGCAGCCAGGAAGAGCACCAAGGCCGCGGAGTAG
- a CDS encoding DUF502 domain-containing protein, with product MTKSSKSGIIAARLRNYFLTGLIICAPLAITVWLVRSFIEWADGWVKPYLPSFYNPDNYLPIAIPGFGLLVAVVGITLVGFLTANLVGRSIINFGESLLNRTPLVRSIYRSLKQIFQTVLQDQSSSFKKAGLIEYPSPGLWSLVFIATDVKGEIAARFDERGMDMVTVFLPPTPIPTAGFLLFVPRDKIIPLQMSAEDAAKLLISGGLVAPDYNPLANAPPRAIKQQERA from the coding sequence ATGACGAAAAGTTCCAAAAGCGGCATCATCGCGGCTCGACTGCGCAATTATTTTCTCACTGGCCTTATCATCTGCGCGCCACTGGCGATCACGGTATGGCTCGTGCGGTCCTTTATCGAGTGGGCAGACGGCTGGGTGAAGCCGTACCTGCCGAGCTTTTATAACCCCGATAACTACCTGCCCATCGCGATTCCGGGCTTCGGGCTGCTCGTCGCCGTGGTGGGCATCACCCTCGTCGGTTTTCTGACCGCGAATCTCGTCGGGCGCTCGATCATCAATTTCGGCGAGTCGCTACTCAACAGGACGCCGCTCGTCCGCTCCATCTACCGGTCGCTGAAACAGATCTTTCAGACCGTGCTGCAGGACCAGTCGTCGTCGTTCAAGAAGGCAGGGCTGATCGAATATCCGAGTCCCGGGCTGTGGTCACTGGTCTTTATTGCCACGGACGTGAAGGGCGAGATTGCCGCCCGATTTGACGAGCGCGGCATGGACATGGTGACGGTCTTCCTGCCTCCGACACCGATTCCCACCGCCGGTTTCCTGCTCTTCGTGCCGCGCGACAAGATCATTCCCCTGCAGATGAGCGCCGAAGATGCAGCGAAGCTGCTGATCTCCGGAGGCCTCGTCGCGCCGGATTACAACCCGTTGGCCAACGCGCCGCCGCGCGCGATCAAACAGCAAGAGCGCGCTTGA
- the recG gene encoding ATP-dependent DNA helicase RecG, with protein sequence MRPALLDPLFSSLDTLPGIGPKTGELYARLLGRESIGDCRVVDLLFHIPVSLIDRRRQPGIAHAPSGAIVTITGRVDRHQPAPSGRSNVPYRVFLHDETGELALTFFRVKGNWLEKTLPVDETVIVSGKVDWFNGRASMIHPDYMVRAAESENMPLVEPVYGLTAGLTLRPLRKSVEAAVARVPDLPEWLDAALLRKQGFQSAKESFRRLHEPRDEADIDPQAPARRRLAYDEFLAGQLSLALVRQRLRKISGTPIHPTGRLSGPVIASLPFSLTQSQSVAVDEILADMSGAERMLRLLQGDVGSGKTAVALMAMLAAVESGGQAVLMAPTEILARQHHATLSRMAAPAGVTIDVLTGRTKGKERDAILERIASGETQIVIGTHALFQDAVSYRQLVLAVVDEQHRFGVHQRLRLTAKGISPHMLVMTATPIPRTLVLAAFGDMDVSKLTEKPAGRKPIQTVTIPNERTDEIVERLDVALRQGKKAYWICPLVEESEETDAMSADERYQNLVRRFGRDVGLVHGRMAGPDKDAVMLAFKNGEIRLLVATTVVEVGVDVPDATIMVIEHAERFGLAQLHQLRGRVGRGDEASTCILLYKSPLSETGRARLSVLRETEDGFLIAEEDLKLRGEGELLGTRQSGTPGFLIASLEAHGDLLEMARKDAVYVIDRDPELTSERGQALRTLLYLFRRDEAIRFLRAG encoded by the coding sequence ATGCGCCCTGCCCTGCTCGATCCGCTGTTTTCGTCCCTCGACACCTTGCCGGGCATCGGCCCGAAAACGGGCGAGCTTTACGCGCGTCTGCTCGGTCGCGAGTCGATCGGGGACTGCCGTGTCGTCGACCTTTTGTTCCATATCCCCGTTTCGCTGATCGACCGTCGCCGCCAGCCCGGCATCGCCCATGCTCCGAGCGGTGCGATCGTTACCATCACGGGTCGTGTCGACCGGCACCAGCCGGCACCCAGCGGCAGGTCGAATGTGCCCTATCGCGTCTTTCTGCACGACGAGACCGGCGAACTGGCGCTCACCTTCTTCCGCGTGAAGGGAAATTGGCTGGAGAAGACGCTGCCGGTCGACGAGACGGTGATCGTCAGCGGCAAGGTCGACTGGTTTAACGGTCGGGCTTCCATGATCCACCCGGATTACATGGTCCGTGCAGCCGAATCGGAGAACATGCCGCTGGTGGAGCCCGTCTATGGGCTGACGGCAGGCCTGACCTTGCGGCCCCTTCGCAAGTCGGTCGAGGCGGCAGTTGCGCGCGTTCCGGACCTGCCGGAGTGGCTGGATGCGGCTCTGCTCCGCAAGCAGGGCTTCCAGAGCGCCAAGGAGAGTTTTCGGCGCCTGCACGAGCCGCGGGACGAGGCCGATATCGACCCCCAGGCGCCGGCTCGCCGCCGGCTCGCCTATGACGAGTTTCTGGCGGGGCAGCTTTCGCTCGCGCTCGTACGCCAGCGATTGCGCAAAATCTCCGGCACGCCGATTCATCCGACCGGCCGGTTGAGCGGACCGGTGATTGCCTCCCTGCCCTTCTCCTTGACGCAGAGCCAGTCCGTGGCCGTCGACGAGATCCTGGCCGACATGTCCGGGGCCGAGCGCATGCTGCGGCTGCTGCAGGGCGACGTCGGCTCCGGCAAGACGGCCGTGGCTTTGATGGCGATGCTGGCGGCCGTGGAATCCGGCGGCCAGGCGGTGCTGATGGCGCCGACCGAAATTCTCGCGCGGCAGCACCACGCCACGCTTTCGAGGATGGCCGCGCCGGCGGGTGTCACGATCGACGTCCTGACCGGCAGGACGAAGGGCAAGGAACGAGACGCGATCCTGGAACGCATCGCCTCCGGCGAAACGCAGATCGTCATCGGAACGCATGCGCTGTTCCAGGATGCGGTGAGCTATCGCCAACTCGTCCTCGCTGTCGTCGACGAGCAGCATCGGTTCGGCGTGCATCAGAGGCTGCGGCTGACGGCCAAAGGTATTTCGCCGCATATGCTGGTCATGACCGCGACGCCGATTCCAAGAACACTCGTGCTCGCGGCGTTCGGCGACATGGACGTATCGAAGCTCACAGAGAAACCGGCCGGGCGCAAGCCGATCCAGACCGTCACGATACCAAACGAACGTACGGACGAGATCGTGGAGAGGCTCGACGTCGCGCTCCGCCAGGGCAAGAAGGCCTATTGGATCTGCCCGCTCGTAGAGGAATCGGAGGAAACCGACGCCATGTCCGCCGATGAGCGCTATCAGAATCTTGTCCGACGCTTCGGCAGGGATGTGGGCCTGGTGCACGGGCGCATGGCAGGGCCGGACAAGGACGCCGTCATGCTCGCCTTCAAGAACGGCGAAATCCGTTTGCTCGTGGCAACGACCGTCGTCGAGGTCGGCGTCGACGTGCCGGACGCCACGATCATGGTCATCGAGCACGCCGAACGCTTCGGCCTTGCGCAGCTGCACCAGCTACGCGGCCGCGTGGGGCGCGGAGACGAAGCCTCGACCTGCATCCTATTGTACAAGAGCCCGCTCAGCGAAACCGGGCGCGCGCGCCTTTCGGTCCTGCGCGAAACCGAAGACGGATTCCTGATCGCCGAGGAGGATCTGAAGCTGCGCGGCGAAGGCGAGCTTCTGGGCACGCGGCAATCCGGCACGCCTGGCTTCCTCATTGCGAGCCTCGAGGCGCATGGCGACCTCCTGGAGATGGCCCGCAAGGATGCCGTCTATGTCATAGACCGGGATCCGGAACTGACCTCGGAGCGCGGCCAGGCGCTCAGGACGCTGCTCTATCTTTTCCGGCGCGACGAGGCGATCCGCTTCCTGCGGGCTGGATGA